The window AAGACCGTGTGCGGGTCTTGCAGGCCCGCaaaagaagcgagagactGCCGAGAGCGCACGCCACTTCCTTTGGGTCGGCGGACGCGCCAGACTCGCCCTTTCCTCCTCCTTTCGGCGCCCTCGTGCGCGGAACTCCGGAAgacggcagcctcgcgcaggcggcttcTCGCACGCGCCCTTCCTTGAgccagctgcagaggaaagagCGCGCGAAATGTGCGCCGTCAGACTCCTGCtgttcgtcttcctctcctgcttcttcgtgttgttctttctcttcttcctcttcgtctgagTCCAGTTGCTCCTCtcccttttcttctgcgccgtcgtcgccctcgagccgcagcgagctctctgctgcatcgcctgcctctgtctgcctctcgtcgccgcgtcaGTCTCCCGACGTTTCGACCTCGGCCTCtttttcgtctccctcgccctttctgtccttctcggcgcgggcgtcgccgggcgctgcctccgccttctcagcTCTCTCCCcggtctgcgtcgccgcggcgtgccctcccgcgtctgcttcggGCTGGCAAcgcggagaaaagaaagctgcgcaggagacgaagggcgcggccgcgggtgcgttttcttcctcgccctccgctgcaAGCTTCGCCGCCCCGTGCGCCTGggctcttcctcgcgcctcggcggcggccgctgaggcgcgccccccgctcgcgcgcgagcggaagacgggcaaggaggagaagaaagaagccgCGAAACCCGactccgcagagagcggtggcgccgctgcagggcCCTCtggagagggcgaagaggcggccgACTCGGGTAGGGGGGGCGACAGAggagccgcgcaggaggaggcgcggagcggtgagcgcggcggcaggcgatgCGACTCCGAGCCGCAGGGCGAaagggagagcgacgagagcgagcgagaggagaatCGCGCGCCTGGCTCTCTCGAGGAGAATCGCGCGCCTGGCTCTCTCGACTCGACGGCGGGCTCGTTGTCTTGTCCCGTGCTGTGCAGCAGCCTCCCACACGAGGCGATTCGGCTTGCGGCGTTCCGAGGCACGACGCGACAAGACGCGAGGAGCCtcgcttcgctgtcgccctcgtcctccgccgccgactcGTCCCTCCCGGCGTTCACGTCGCCAACGACGGGGCTCAAGgggaagccgcgcgggcgcgaggcgagtaGTAGTGAGccgtcgggcgcggagagTGTCTGGTTTTcttcgctggaggcgcgaacggcggaagagaagcagacgccggaggcgcttTCCTCCCTCACGTCCTCGCGTTTCTCGCTCTcatcgccggcgcgctcgctgccgcctcgcacgTCGTTCcctcccgcggccgcgagccctggcggcgccgcggaggcctcgagtgtgtgcctctcgcgcgtctcctcctccgcctcgtcatcctccgcctcgtcacCCTCCACCTCGTCAGCCTCCACCTCGTcatcctccgcctcgtcacCCTCCACCTCGTCACCCTCCGCCTTTTcgtctttttcctcttcgctccctGCTTCGCtggccgcttcgcctgcaCCCTCGAGCTCTCCGAGgacctccttcgcctccacgctgCAGACCTCGTCTTCCCTTTCTTCGCCCTGCCTGCAGAGATCCGTCaaggcggctgcagccgcggcggtcgcggccctgcgccggtcgcgggcgcggggggcgggacAGCCACGCCTGCGAGACAGACGGGAGCCttcggagacagagagaccgggagccgcggccgcgggtcgcgagcgccgggcggctgaagaagagcCTGACagcggggaagaagagactcgGCTCGCCTCAGAAACGtggacgcgagaggaggaggaacgcgcccgcgacgcgaaggctgcgctggagagagaggcgaagccgaGACGAGTGGAAGACAGTTCGACAGAGGCTGGCGGAGACGTGgggagcgaggaagccgcagcggagcgaAGAGCCAAGACTCTGCCCTGCGACGACGATGAGACGGAAGACGACAGtagacgcgaaggcgcgacaaTGAGTGAAGTGAAATTGAGGGAAACGTTGAAAAAGAGGGGTACCGAGAAGCGCACAAAGCGCCCCCTCGAGCAGAGTGAGACTCCGAGACCGATTCATgaaggcgcggagccgcagaagcagaaacgCGCCAAGGCCGCAATGCTGGAGAGGGAGGTGATGGCagaagagaggggagagagcttaagcgcgaagagacgcgcgcgcgcgactgaGCGACCGACtgcggctgaagaagaggcctcggcgcccgcagagcgagacgacaagagaggcggaagccagcgaggcgacgacgcagttgccgaggagacgctggaggCAGACTCTGAGAAAGCCGAGAGGGCGGGGAACAGCTTTCGAGCGTGCCCGAAGCAAGACGCCGAGAGgctcgcagagcgcgcggaagaccgACAGAGACCTGCCGGGGAGATGCatgaggcaggcgaggagagcgaactGCGCAGTGCAGCtgacgcggcggagcccagGGTGAGACGCGACGAAGTCGAGTCTGCCCCAACGGGAGCGGACGTGCCTCAAGCGGCGGCCCCAAGcgatgcagaggcgcagaaaaaTGTGAAAAAATCggcggcagagggagagagcgcacACCAGGAGGCGGGTGGAAACGGAAATGAAGCGAGGCAAGGAGAGGACTTGGGAAGCGCAAagaaagagcgagaggacgcggaaagcGACGCGTTGAACACAGACGCCgtcgagcgcgccggcgagagtgCAAAGATAGGGTGCCGCAATAGAAAGAAGACCCGCGAGACGTCCCTCCCTGTGTCTCCTTTatctgcttcgccttctgttcgggcgtctccgcttctcgctgctgctgatTCTTCCTCGACCTGCcgtgaagagagagagacagcgcgcaTGCCGTTGTGTGTCTCACCGTCGTTGTCAGCtttgcctccgcctccagcgtTTGCTTCCGCTTCTGTATCATCTCCGTCGTGCgacggaaaagaagagagcaagACAACTCCAAGCGTTCGCTCGGGAGCctcagctgcgcagcaggcggcgcgcggcgcggcggaagaagaaaagaacgcgagcgagccgaggcaggaaagcgaagaggcagcgaccgcggcgaagccCGCGCAGGCTGGAGAGGCTGAGAGAAAGGCTCAGGGTGAGGCTGAGGACGAAGgaacgacgcagaagccgaggaagatggcgaagcggaggaaggcggaaCGACAGCAGACTGAAGGGGGAGttggagacgcgcgcgcgggacaAGAGGCGCCGACCTCGAGGCTGAGTGAGGAAGACGTGAggagcgcctccttcgtcgtcgACCTCACCGCCGACGTGGAGACAGAGGCCCCAGAAGAAGCCGCCCGAAAGAAACAaaaaaaggagaagaaggcgaagcagagagacgagcggcgagcgcgagccgaGCTGGAGCTGCACGAGGCTACCCCGGTTGACGCAGAGCaaggggaggaggcgaaagaaaAGGCGGAGAGGGATGCGGACGTGAAGAAGGAgtcggccgcagcggcgcagagtaAGCCGGTCAGGGACGACCGAACTGAAGAAGGCAGTGCGGCGGGCGAAGAGAacgggaagaaaaagaaggaaaagaagcTGAAAAAGGAGCAAGCGCgggccgcgagccgcgggctcaccggagaagaaggcgaagtcgggagagaagaaggtcCCAGCCGAGGGCAGACGGCAAAGCGGTCCCAGACTGAAGGCGAACCTACAGAGGGACAGGAACAAACGTCtgacggcgagagaggaggggagGCCGAGGGGGAGGGAAAAGCTGCTGTCGACAGGGAGAGCCGTGACCTCAAAGACCTGCCGAATCGAAGAGAGACAAATGCGAAGAGTCCACAGCCCGCGCCCGAGGCCAAAAGCGAGCAGGCCCTGGTCGTCGAACTCTGCGAAGCACCCCCGTGCGGGGAATCCCAGCGCGAAGAGACTCGCGGCGAGGACCTGCCCGTCGCCCGtccagcggctcgcgcggcgaacgcggtgtctttttcttcctcctcttgtTCCTCTTCTGTGTGTTCGCCGGCGCTTCTGGGCGAGAGTCTGAAGCGCCGTGAGGCGCGGAAAGTTCAGTGGACCGCGGCCTGGTGGGATCATGTCGGCTTCGTGGAGAgttcgcgcgacgcgcagctcgGCCGGGGGACGTTCGGAaacgtcttccgcgcgcgctggcgccgcgccctgcagcccgccttctgctgcgccaAGTGCGATGCAGACCTCCAGCGCGAACTCGAGAGGGAGGGAACGAAGGAGACACTCCGCCCCGCGCAaggctctgccgccgcggagagcggcacgccgctggcgccggcgtcctccccctcctcctctctcctcgcgtgcgcctgcgcatcGGCTCGCGCTGTGCCGCTGGCGATCAAGGAGTACAAGGCAcagtccgccgcgcctttccAGTTCCTCCGCGAAGAGGCCTTTATGCGGCATCACAACTCCCACGTGATACGCCCCCTGGCGACGCGTTCCTTTAAGCCGCTGTTCGCATCACCCTTCGGGCTCCCTCgacccgcgacggcgagcggcaaGGCCCTCGCCAccgagcagccgcgcgcagccgccgcggagaacaAACCGGACGACAACACGCCTCCAAcacggcgcgcgggcgacgaaggcgaggctcgagaggcgaggaCAGGCAtgggcggcgcctcgaacggccaagagagagagaagctcgcggcggcgagggagcgcgcagaagcggaggaacggcggcgacgcgaagagaagcgcggcgagaggccgcctgcgcagggcggcggctcgTCGCTGCGGCAGTTTCAGCTGCTTATGCACCGTGCGCGAGGCGATTTGATGGTGATGCTCAAGCGGTTGATCCTTCGCAGAGCGAAGGTAaagctgcttctcgcgtggGAGCacgagcggctgcggaagaacgagcgaggcgcagacggactcgaaggcgagggcgacgcaggcgagcgagccccggccgccgaggccatGCGCGACGAGcctctggaggcgcagacgggcAACGCTGCGTcagagggcgagagagaagagctcGCGTCCCTGTCGCCCAGCcctctcgcctcggcgccttcggcgtcggTGTGGCGGGCGCTGGGCTCTCCGGGGCTGACGGAGTTCGAGATGAAGTTCCTCtttgcgcagctgctgagcggcggcgcctttctGCAGTGCTGCTGCGAGGCGGACGTCGCGCGGATCGTAGACATCAAGGTGTCGAATATCTTGGTCTTCTGCGACGAGAAGAGTAtcttctcgccgctgcgctggcaCCTGGTGCTGGCTGATTTTGGCTCGTCCCTCGTGCTCCACCCGTCTGACCACTTtgcctcctcgacgccgtGGACTgccggccgcgaggagaagaagcagcagtggatgctgcagacgcagcggcaaCTCAACACGTACAACCAAGGCACGACGTATACGAACGCCCCTGAAGCTCTGCGCTTCGACAAACTCGGGAGACTCCGCGACctgccgtctgcctcgctctccctctccctcccctccgccgcgtcgctcgccgcgggcatccgcgccggcgcgccgcctgcgcgcgagggcagcaaccgcagccgcagggaggagacaccccgcagagacgcggacaCGCGgactcgcggcgaggccgaacATAAGCGCCGAAAGCtgctcgcggacgccgggCTCCTGGCGCGGAGAAAGcccgagagcgacggcgagcaagaggacgcgcaggcgcggaaggtCGCGCGGAGCCAGGTCccgcgagagggaggcgacggcgcgggcgagaaaaggaacgacgaggccgagacgcgaggagaagtCACCGACGCCCAGCAgccaggcggcgaagagacaggctCTTCAAGGTCCCTGCTCAGCCGCAGGGCGGGCGGGTCGGTGTCTTCGTGCCcagcgtcttcctcgtcgtcgtcgtcgctgcccttcctctcgtctgcctcgtcgcgcaaGTCTTCGCTCTTGGGCAGCGTGAGTCGCAGCGGCGTCACAACCGCGACGCTGAAGAAGGAGTGCTCCGCGCGtcagagagagcgcgcgtggctacggcagctgaagaagcatCAGGGTCTCCTGCCGTTCtcatcgtcttcctcttcttcggctcAGGCCGCGCGCAAGCCCGTCTCCTCGGGGGGGTCGTccttctcgtcgctcgcctccaccTCGTTCGCGACGTCCGCCGCGCCactggcgctgcggcgctcttcgcaccgcgcctgcagagcgagggaggagggtCGGGCCTCGGagagcagcgcccgcgagacgCAGTTGGGAGAttgcgaagccgcgcagccaggcggcgagaagaagcggaagcgcgcagaggaaggggAGGAGCTCGacccagcggccgccgcagacgaggggggcgcaccgcgtgcgcgcagcggacgcgcaagcgccgccgcgacggcgaaggaggaagacgagaaggagaacgTAAAGCAGAATACCGCCAGCcggccgcgagcagcgcctcagGGATCTCAGGGCTCCGTcgtcgagggcgagcggaaaTTTGCGCAGGTCGCGTCGAGCAAGTCGAtggagcgacgaggcgaggacgccagccaaggcggaggaggacggacCGCGGATGTGCttgcagcgcggcgtcgcgaaGCAAAGGCGGAGAGTGGagccgccgagacgcgcagagcggaCCAAACgcttgccgcgcgcgcgtcgctccccATTACGAAGCACGCGGACGCCTGGAGCTTCGGCGTGACTCTGGCGGAGCTCGCGAAGGGCGGCGGGTGCTGCTGCCCGCCTGCGTttctcgcggcgacgagctcaccgcaggcctccggcgccggtGGCCGCCCGCCCTGTCTTTGCGCGACCCCCGAGGGGAGCGCGCACTTCGAGGAGGCCGAGCGGCGggcccgcgcgctgctgctgcgcctccacgagGAGCGACGGAGACTCGACAGGAAGCGatgcgccgaaggcgagtCTCCATCGgtcctcgcggaggcgccgggcgacgcgccgcagaaacgTCTTGGCGATGCCGGAGACGCGCTAGAGGCCAAGCGCCTGCaaccggcggcggcaggcatGAAGGACGATGAAGGCGTGGCGAGCCGCGTTcgcgtgcgcagctcgctggaagagaaggcggcggagagtcctgcggagaagccgcgacgcagcccgCGGGTCCTacagcgcgaggccgaggagctgggggggcggcagtcgaagaagaaaaagccgggcgcggctgcggagtccgaggacgcgccgaAAGATGCGCAGGACACGccgagctcctcgccgcaTCGGAGActgacgcgcgcgcagataCGCAAGTCGCGAGAGGAGGACCTGCAGAAGAAACTGTCGCCGACTCCGAAGCGgacggcgcacgcgcgaggaCAGGCCGCGCACTCGACCGCTGCTGcgaagccgctgcgcgcgacgccgactcGCGCCTGCAAGACCCGCTCGCAGCCCGagccttcgtctcctctctcgccctctcccaCGTCGCCATCTCCcaggtcgccgccgtctgcgacgccgccgcctgcgactccggcggctgcgtctgGGCGGGTGGCACGGGGGTCTccggctgcgtcgtcgtgttcgccggctgcgcggggctcggagcgcgaggaggaagagtTTTTCGAGGCGTTCGCGGCCCCGGTGTCGGCGGTCCTGCCGGTGCCTTCGTTCGTCGCAGTCTGGGCCGCGCGCCACGCAGAGTTCGGCGGCTTCTGGGTCGCCTCGAAGATGCTCTGCCAGGCGATTGGGCACGgcctcttccgcgtgcggaacgaagacgagcagcgcagactcgagaagaagggcgagacgcatgcgcggcagtggctcggccgcgcgcccgaaGCACTCGACGCCGAGGATCGCAAGCAACTGCACAGAATGGCCTGGAACTGGGTCGTCGCCAGACAAACCGCCTGGACGTGCGACTGCGAGTAAGCGCCTGACAAGAAGGAAAAACGCACCAGAATGGAGAAAGACACACACTCCTGCGTGCATCGCGGTTGCAGCGCACAAAGAAGCATATGCACACATACGCAGAAGTGTCCACGTCAGGGGACTTCGTGGTGAGcgggggggaagggagggGAGGCAGGTAAGCTCCTTGGAGGCCGCAGGGGCAGCGGACTAGCcggacgcgaaggcgtccAGGGGAGGGCTGTGCGCAGTGCGTCTTACTGTGTCATCATGTTTTCATGTCCGTTGCCTCGTTTTTAGGCTCCCCGAGCGGAtctcgcgtctgcagcgtgACAGCGCGATcggctcggcgtcgtcgtcgccggcgtcgtcgctctcgcctgcgttctGGCACTTactcgcctcgctcttgTCCTATCACGCGCCGGATCGCCCGCTGCCGGCCGAGGCTCTCGGACACGTCTGGTTTGCCtcttcgggcgcggcggggtcgcgcgcgtccgcgcgcctcgtgtTTGACCTCATCGACGCCCTGCCTGGCTTCGCGAACTTCCACCTGCCCGCCGAGCATCTACGCGGCCGCAACAAGCGCCTGCGCTACAAcgtcccgccgcgcggcccaAATCCCCACATCGCCCCTTCCACTGCGCTCCAAAAGTCGCGCGCCCCTTTTCTTGCCCCTGTCTCCACTGTCTCCACTGTCCCcactgtctccgctgtctctgcggccgcgccttcgcgcggggaggcggggtgcggcgacggcggcttcTACAGAGGCTACGGGgctgtctctcggcgtccgcacgCCTGGTTCACCGGGGCGCTCCACGgtctctcggcgtccttctccgcggcgctcgcggcggccgccgcgcggggctgcgccgcgcgcggcgccagcggcgaggcgggcgcggtgcgggacgacgaggccgcggacgcgaagaggcagaacctgagcggaggcgcccgggtggaggcgagcggccgccgcggctcggagGAAGGGCCCGAgaccgacgcgcgcgccgcaggcggaagcgaagcgcgTGGCGAGGtaggaggcgcgtcgccgccgggtGAGAGTTCGCTGCTCAAGCCTGCTTCGCTGgtcgcgagaggaggcgcctcggcgccgtggAGCGCGATGttggctgccggcgacgaggtTACTCGCTCGATatgcgcgcaggaggcgcatgTTTTGAGCAAGAACGAGCGGCTGCTCTGGGGGCGGACGGGGATTCTGTTCCAGCATCTCTTCACTTTGAAGCAGAAGGAAAACTGGTCGTGGGAGGATGTCTGCTCGTCCTACGCCGCCCACAGACTTGGCAAGCTCCTGCTGGCGCTCCACCGCGAGaaacgaggcggcgaaggacgcgccgcacgcgccggagcgaccgacggcgagaaaaagagaaagcggTTGACCGCACAAGCAGCCGACAAAGAGGGACTGTAGACTGAGCCGACTGGGCGAAAGTAGCCCGCGAGGCGTGGGCGAAAATAACCCCCGACAGGCCCCTCTGGACACCCAGATGCAAGCCTGTCCAGATATAGGCGTAGACATACGAAAAAAATTATTTGAGAATAAACTTAAATATAAATACATAAATTTATAGGT is drawn from Besnoitia besnoiti strain Bb-Ger1 chromosome VI, whole genome shotgun sequence and contains these coding sequences:
- a CDS encoding hypothetical protein (encoded by transcript BESB_064680), producing the protein MLEFHEGRAARQGRASADRPRGETAVNCPFPSPRGPLARSETPAAAVHARDERRSRQERESARLRGGACIFPPPFIPFPATSAAAANFFPLPAFVPAPPAGAFPYPSPFYPPLPFVPPLPATAFAAPCTRRPSFADQNDARGANAAERGGGSSGGGDPRFRPPRPLTAPEAKKEEAKKEVKKYEDPRRKPRKEKKRDSISPWPGGAASAFASSPAASGADAAASEKQPEGREEASQADSEATQRTQLDAGDPWARLPAPAPVASATPFAASSPPSSPSAASVACDHPAASPLPLSSSRAASASASASSTPLSRASPAIGGAFPCPRLSREARHSQRSRAGSQQAEGKDGFLIVNPRKRFGQHTTARPSAPACISAPACISAPACISAPASVSAPASVSAPSGCEESARASLSSSAQSSPPPPAVTTLVSSGVSCGELRRRASYGAPPFASVASPSAPPLPKSGSQPCAASAWERAPLAGVSSSLSSGVCAPSSASRVAEKPLAASSHGAAPVPAVPSEKEAKTPSILSLARVGVSLERQKETPSSVGLSPLAWVAPSAHSSSALSSPSCVPSSSSAAFLLRASSLSSRSTSPGERRRAAPKSEREKEERHRERGLPTEEENKDARKKEKERARKQRKKEEKRSEREASKRREKRRESRAERENESSKEKTEAQHNSPRTSRDKTQREKRTSKDSSRDSERHSRKPERDEKKLTKRGESPFPPQSSAPTSGARDVAATASRVSSYPAPRRSGAGVETSTSPLSSLSSRPSPVPRSAPSALASADRDRQSSSLGASSGSASSAFSRPPGAHAALATHASGAPFSSPRSFSSSSSYSSSSLTPPDCAPLSVSQAFASPASASASASDSASPAFLSPFSSPFSAPLRPWLSVGDSPYALARRGEKAKQRRGDGARDLERERKKIHRRREDKKREREEAKEAKEAKEAKEAKEREVAAESGRSSASVFASPKRGLPQDSNRHFRFARCSHSWIDDEKEEGEIDEDEDFAFELPVDAKPRAAESSPEDERAKKHKEKKERAREAGDGGDAGSEKREDRKKHARQTPRGGEVTGGRASGAREREDEEERRRRKEERRKRRERQEDETPKRPPRPGNERDVCGRRERHRKSREHRNSGRGKPAGPERSAGCGMAPSSNRWRQAANEESSPASAAAALSLAGDVPPPDWRLRRADAASRPFDSCASTRPAAGSRAAEAPAARLDASSALASPSAESLSPVCPASAHAVASASSHSPSAAPVSAASSSAFVSPCASSCASSHSSLEAQTRETRRQPDTPQRPAQVHSDPLQPAEELSSLPSSGVASPLSRRLAPQGATALGAASSGPSAWSSASASRAPRASPLFPSSPPSVLPADADLGSSLRASPGCAATGERRSQAPSGKAEEKDRVRVLQARKRSERLPRAHATSFGSADAPDSPFPPPFGALVRGTPEDGSLAQAASRTRPSLSQLQRKERAKCAPSDSCCSSSSPASSCCSFSSSSSSESSCSSPFSSAPSSPSSRSELSAASPASVCLSSPRQSPDVSTSASFSSPSPFLSFSARASPGAASAFSALSPVCVAAACPPASASGWQRGEKKAAQETKGAAAGAFSSSPSAASFAAPCAWALPRASAAAAEARPPLARERKTGKEEKKEAAKPDSAESGGAAAGPSGEGEEAADSGRGGDRGAAQEEARSGERGGRRCDSEPQGERESDESEREENRAPGSLEENRAPGSLDSTAGSLSCPVLCSSLPHEAIRLAAFRGTTRQDARSLASLSPSSSAADSSLPAFTSPTTGLKGKPRGREASSSEPSGAESVWFSSLEARTAEEKQTPEALSSLTSSRFSLSSPARSLPPRTSFPPAAASPGGAAEASSVCLSRVSSSASSSSASSPSTSSASTSSSSASSPSTSSPSAFSSFSSSLPASLAASPAPSSSPRTSFASTLQTSSSLSSPCLQRSVKAAAAAAVAALRRSRARGAGQPRLRDRREPSETERPGAAAAGRERRAAEEEPDSGEEETRLASETWTREEEERARDAKAALEREAKPRRVEDSSTEAGGDVGSEEAAAERRAKTLPCDDDETEDDSRREGATMSEVKLRETLKKRGTEKRTKRPLEQSETPRPIHEGAEPQKQKRAKAAMLEREVMAEERGESLSAKRRARATERPTAAEEEASAPAERDDKRGGSQRGDDAVAEETLEADSEKAERAGNSFRACPKQDAERLAERAEDRQRPAGEMHEAGEESELRSAADAAEPRVRRDEVESAPTGADVPQAAAPSDAEAQKNVKKSAAEGESAHQEAGGNGNEARQGEDLGSAKKEREDAESDALNTDAVERAGESAKIGCRNRKKTRETSLPVSPLSASPSVRASPLLAAADSSSTCREERETARMPLCVSPSLSALPPPPAFASASVSSPSCDGKEESKTTPSVRSGASAAQQAARGAAEEEKNASEPRQESEEAATAAKPAQAGEAERKAQGEAEDEGTTQKPRKMAKRRKAERQQTEGGVGDARAGQEAPTSRLSEEDVRSASFVVDLTADVETEAPEEAARKKQKKEKKAKQRDERRARAELELHEATPVDAEQGEEAKEKAERDADVKKESAAAAQSKPVRDDRTEEGSAAGEENGKKKKEKKLKKEQARAASRGLTGEEGEVGREEGPSRGQTAKRSQTEGEPTEGQEQTSDGERGGEAEGEGKAAVDRESRDLKDLPNRRETNAKSPQPAPEAKSEQALVVELCEAPPCGESQREETRGEDLPVARPAARAANAVSFSSSSCSSSVCSPALLGESLKRREARKVQWTAAWWDHVGFVESSRDAQLGRGTFGNVFRARWRRALQPAFCCAKCDADLQRELEREGTKETLRPAQGSAAAESGTPLAPASSPSSSLLACACASARAVPLAIKEYKAQSAAPFQFLREEAFMRHHNSHVIRPLATRSFKPLFASPFGLPRPATASGKALATEQPRAAAAENKPDDNTPPTRRAGDEGEAREARTGMGGASNGQEREKLAAARERAEAEERRRREEKRGERPPAQGGGSSLRQFQLLMHRARGDLMVMLKRLILRRAKVKLLLAWEHERLRKNERGADGLEGEGDAGERAPAAEAMRDEPLEAQTGNAASEGEREELASLSPSPLASAPSASVWRALGSPGLTEFEMKFLFAQLLSGGAFLQCCCEADVARIVDIKVSNILVFCDEKSIFSPLRWHLVLADFGSSLVLHPSDHFASSTPWTAGREEKKQQWMLQTQRQLNTYNQGTTYTNAPEALRFDKLGRLRDLPSASLSLSLPSAASLAAGIRAGAPPAREGSNRSRREETPRRDADTRTRGEAEHKRRKLLADAGLLARRKPESDGEQEDAQARKVARSQVPREGGDGAGEKRNDEAETRGEVTDAQQPGGEETGSSRSLLSRRAGGSVSSCPASSSSSSSLPFLSSASSRKSSLLGSVSRSGVTTATLKKECSARQRERAWLRQLKKHQGLLPFSSSSSSSAQAARKPVSSGGSSFSSLASTSFATSAAPLALRRSSHRACRAREEGRASESSARETQLGDCEAAQPGGEKKRKRAEEGEELDPAAAADEGGAPRARSGRASAAATAKEEDEKENVKQNTASRPRAAPQGSQGSVVEGERKFAQVASSKSMERRGEDASQGGGGRTADVLAARRREAKAESGAAETRRADQTLAARASLPITKHADAWSFGVTLAELAKGGGCCCPPAFLAATSSPQASGAGGRPPCLCATPEGSAHFEEAERRARALLLRLHEERRRLDRKRCAEGESPSVLAEAPGDAPQKRLGDAGDALEAKRLQPAAAGMKDDEGVASRVRVRSSLEEKAAESPAEKPRRSPRVLQREAEELGGRQSKKKKPGAAAESEDAPKDAQDTPSSSPHRRLTRAQIRKSREEDLQKKLSPTPKRTAHARGQAAHSTAAAKPLRATPTRACKTRSQPEPSSPLSPSPTSPSPRSPPSATPPPATPAAASGRVARGSPAASSCSPAARGSEREEEEFFEAFAAPVSAVLPVPSFVAVWAARHAEFGGFWVASKMLCQAIGHGLFRVRNEDEQRRLEKKGETHARQWLGRAPEALDAEDRKQLHRMAWNWVVARQTAWTCDCELPERISRLQRDSAIGSASSSPASSLSPAFWHLLASLLSYHAPDRPLPAEALGHVWFASSGAAGSRASARLVFDLIDALPGFANFHLPAEHLRGRNKRLRYNVPPRGPNPHIAPSTALQKSRAPFLAPVSTVSTVPTVSAVSAAAPSRGEAGCGDGGFYRGYGAVSRRPHAWFTGALHGLSASFSAALAAAAARGCAARGASGEAGAVRDDEAADAKRQNLSGGARVEASGRRGSEEGPETDARAAGGSEARGEVGGASPPGESSLLKPASLVARGGASAPWSAMLAAGDEVTRSICAQEAHVLSKNERLLWGRTGILFQHLFTLKQKENWSWEDVCSSYAAHRLGKLLLALHREKRGGEGRAARAGATDGEKKRKRLTAQAADKEGL